The genomic DNA GTCGGCGTGTACGGCGATTCGTTGCGTGAAATGGCAAATGAGATGTTCGGCGACGGCAGTACAATGAAGAGCGGCGCACAGTGCCATCGGAAATCTGACACCTATGGAGTTCATCAGCCACCATCACAACCTGCCCCAGACAGCGCAGGAGTCAACTTCGTTGATCGTGGTGTAACAAATGGGGGAAGTTCAGGATGCGGAGGCACCGACGGCCACATTTTGCCCTCACGCGCGCATGCAAGGCAGGCGGTCTTGGCGCTCCAGGCGATAGCGCGTCGAAATCACAGCTCACGTCGCATCAACCGCTGTAAGGCTATAGAGAGAGTCTGTCGTACTCCTCTTTGACCTAAAGAATCAAACACCCGATTAACAATGTTCTTATTCTCGGATGAGGGAAGCGCAATATCATGAGTCATTGCATAATCGTAAAGCTCCTTCATAAAATAATCGCGTTCTCTCTTCTGAACAATCATTCTCAGATATGTGTCTCTGTTTTTGAAATATTCATCTAAATCAAAACAGGCTCGGTAAAGTTCAAGTTTGCCAACAAAATCTAACCCCAACATAGTCCGAATGCATTTTCCGCACTTTCCGCAATTTGGTTTATGTCGCCAGCATACCAATAGCCATTCATAACTCTGCTCAAAGTCGGAGATTAGGCGCTCTTTTTCAATCCGACTCATCGCTTGGTTGGAGCTGTAAAAACTTGTCGTTTCTGTGGATAACATTGGGAGCAGAACATGCTCGTAATGAGCTGCATCCTTTTTTACATCCACAAAGAACTCATCAAGACAATAGGTTGAAGAATAATAATATCGATTAAATAGTTTCTGCAGTTGCAGAACGGTTCCGGCGTTCACATACGAATGAAACTGTTCATAATTATAGAAACCGAACAGACGATCTATTATTTCTGTAAGGTTGGACTCCATTACGAGAAGCTTGTATCCGTACCGAATGCAGAATGCCTTGGCATGTGATAATTGAGATTGGAAAAGGCCTTCCTGCACTTCTTTGTCATATTTCCCAATCTGGCCGTCATGAGCGCCAACCTTCAGGTAGGTGAGATGGGTTAACTTGAATGAATCAAGAGGAACGAGTCTAGTGTATTCATACAGGGTGGTGAAGGAGTCGACACCGCAAGATATTCCACAGCCGACCCCGCTCGCCTTCGGATACCCGGTTGAAACAAGCGGCGCTTCGATCTTTATCGGAGAAATGACTGACTTGTTGCAGCGGTATAACTAGGGAATGAGATGATACGTGAGTTGATAGTACAGCTTTTCGGAAATGGGCAGGGTACTGACTATGTCAGCGCCGTTCATCAACGAGAAGAACAAAAGGCTGGCAGCTAATCCGTCGCCCCGATCATCGCAAAAATAATCGCTGTATTCTGCATCCAAACGATACCACAGAGTCTGTGTTTGATTGCCGAAATCTATTTGCGAAGAAAAAATCACCTTGTCCCCGGCAATTTCTTTATAGACTTTTCCTATGGTTAAAACCTTATTCACCGCCACACCCCCTGGAAATTATCTCGGATTATGATTCACTTGACCTTATTCCGGTCAGACAGCACACCGCAGTCCATCCATCCCCCGCCGTGACTGATCTGGCCCCCAGCTGTTCGGCCACCATTCAAGTTCGTTCACGCCTGACGTTCTTGTTGGGTAACGGTTCACTTTAGCTGCTAACGGTATGTATATGGGTGTGCATCCCGATCGTTCTGAGCGTTGAGAGCATCGCGCGACGTTCCTTTCAGGATGGGTCACCAACAACTCGATCATCGTCATCTTTTACCAGCCGACCTTACAGATATCCAGATGATAGAAAGGGTGGGGGAAGTCTTTTTGAAGGCAGCTCCAGCGCCTTAAGATGCAGTGCGCGTGATCCCTCTCCGGTAGCCGCCTAGTCTAGTGTCCCATAAATGGATAGACATTATGGGCTGATGGGGATATACTGCCGGGCTATGAGATCCAAGGCTGTGGTGTTGAGCGAGACGGACCGGGCCACGCTGGGGCGAATGAGTCGGATGGGAAAGGCCGCGCAACGGGATGTCCTGCGGGCGCGGATCATCCTCCTGACAGCCGCGGGCGGGTCGGATCTGGCGGTGGCTGAGCAGTTGCGGATCAACAGACACACGGTGCGGTTGTGGCGGCAACGGTTCGCCGAGAAGGGACTGGAGGGGTTAACCGATACACCGGGCCGTGGCCGTAAGCCAATTCTCACCCACGGCGTGACCGAGTCGATTCTGACAGGGGCCGTGCAACCGCCACCAAATCGCACGCGATGGAGTTGTCGGTCGATGGCCAAGGCCCACAAGGTCTCCAAGAGCACGGTCCAACGCCTCTGGTCAAAGAACGACATCAAGCCGCACGTGACGAGAACATTCAAGATCTCCACCGATCCGCGATTCGAAGAAAAGTTCTGGGATGTGATCGGCTTGTACTTGGATCCTCCTGACAAGGCGCTGGTGCTCTGCTGCGACGAGAAAAGTCAGTGCCAGGCGATCGAGCGCACCCAGCCTGGCTTACCACTGGGAGTGGGGCACATCAAGACAGCCACCCATGACTATATCCGGCACGGCACGGTGACTCTGTTTGCCGCGCTCAATTATCTGGAAGGCAAGATCGTGTCGATGCTCGCAGAGAAACACCGCCATCAGGAATGGCTGAAGTTTCTCAAACGGATCGATCGCGAAACGCCCGCGGGGTTAGAGCTGCATCTGATTGCCGACAACTACGCTACGCACAAGCATGCGGACGTCCAAAAGTGGTTGGCCAAGCACAAGAGGTTTCATATGCACTTCACGCCGACATCGGCGTCGTGGATGAACCTGGTCGAACGCTTTTTCCGAGACCTCACCGTCGACGTCGTGCGAGAGGGGAGCTTTAAGCACGTCAAGGAACTCGGCGACCAGATTCTGGCGTACCTAGCCGAACGAAATGCACAACCAACGCGCTACGTCTGGAAAGCCAAGGGGGAAGAGATCCTCCGCAAGATTCACCGAGCCAGGCAGGTGCTGACTGTATAGCTATTTGAGAGACACCACACTAGCATGCCGCTGCTCACTTCAATGAACGCAAAAGGAGTGTCCCATGAGTTCAAACCATGATGCAGGTCGATCTGGCCTCACCGGATCGATCCGAGCGATGTTTCAGTCGGTGGTGAAACTCGACGCCGTAGTTAGTGCGGCAGGACAGGCAAAGTTTGCGAGTCTCGATGAGTTGACTGATGCAGACTACCAGTTTAGCTTCTCAAATAAACTGATGGGGCAGGTGAATCTGATGCGGATCGGCCGACAATTCATCGCCGGTGGCGGCTCCTTTACGTTCGCGAGCGGTGTGCTCAGTCATGAGCCGATGAAGGGAAGCGTCTCAATCAGCATGGTAAATGCTGGGCTTGAAGGCTTTGTCCGTGCTGCCGCTTTGGAGTTGCCGCGTGGGGTCAGAGTCAATGTGGTGAGTCCTCCTTGGGTGACTGAAACACTGATCCGCGAATGTTCGTGGGCAGATAAATTCTCTCAATCAGCTTACGGAAGGATTGAAATGCACTCGCCATACCTGCCAGACTGCTTAAGCTATGATGCCTGCTGTCCCTCCATTTTACCAGTGAGCAGGCGACACTGTTAACACGATTCCTCTCTTCACCGCAGCGGTCAAAGATACCTTGACCTATCCTCAATTGGCCGGCTTTCTGTTCGGCCTGGCGAATGGGCCGGAGTTGATCCCGCCCTCGGAATGGATTCCGCTTGTCTTCAACGATCAGGAGGCCGGGTATGAAACACAAGATGAAGCGAACCAGGTGCTTCAGGCCATGATGGCGCTCTACAGCGACTGTGTTGGAGAACGGCCCGGAGGAACCGTGTCTCTCCCGCCAGGGTGTGAGATGAGGCCTCAGCCGATGGACAACTTGACTACCGATGCGCCGCTGAGCCAATGGGCGCAAGGATTTGGGATGGGCTATGATTATCTGGCGGAGGTATGGAACGCGTTTACGCCTGACGAACTTGATGAGGAACTCGGAGCGGTGCTGATGACGCTCACGTTCTTTGCATCTCTGAAACTCGCCAAGGCATTTCATCAAGAGACAAATGGGAAGAGCAATCTGGAACAGCTTGCCCAATCAATGATGGAGATCTTCTCCGAGGCGATGGGTGAGTACGCTCATCTAGGACGATCAATCTACCACGCGCGGCTTGAAGTGGGTGATCTCGATCAAGAACCCTTGCGCCATACCAAAATCGGACGCAATGATCCTTGTCCTTGTGGCAGTGGGAAGAAGTTCAAGAAGTGCTGCGGCACCACGAAAGGAACGAGTACGGGCCCGGTCTTTCACTGACAGAATGCACGTGAGCCCGACAGAGATAGCGAACTTCGTTTATACTGTCTTTCTATGTCCATCGCTTCAACCTCTCGGTTTCCTTTTCAGCCGAAGCCCGCCGTATATTTAGAAGGCCATCGGTCGCTGGCCCTGTTCATGATCTGATTGTATTTACAGGGCCATTTGCGGGACTCTAGGTGGCCGGACTGCTCGGCGTAGTGATCGAGGTGCTGGTCTCGGCCACGGCCTATGTGCTCACACCTTGTCTGGAAGTGGATCGGCGGCTGAGCTGCTGTGAGTCAGATAAGCCCCAAACACGGGCATGCCGATGTACATCGGCTCCCAGCCGCCATGGTGTTCGGCGGGGTCGGTTTCAACGGACGGAAGGTGCCATCACGCTTCTTTCCAGCAAAGCGCCGAGAATCCATGCTGGTCATCATCAAAGACTCCTATGCCGCGATCAGTCAAGCCGCCGCCCGCATGCTTGCCCGAACTGTGCGGAACAAGCCGCATGCGACACTCGGGTTGGCGACGGGCAGCACGCCGCTGGGAATGTATCAAGAGCTGATCCGGCTCCATCGTGAAGAGGGATTGGATTTCTCACGGATAGTCACGTTCAATCTGGATGAATACGTGGGCCTTTCACCCGATCATCCGCAAAGCTATCACGCAGCCATGAAGGATCAGTTCTTTGATCACGTCAATATCAATCCCCGCAACGTTCACATTCCGGACGGGACCGTCCAAACCGACGTCGAACGGCATTGTGCTTCCTATGAAGAGGAGATTCGCAAAGCGGGCGGCATCGATGTGCAGATCCTCGGTATCGGAACGGCGGGCCACATCGGCTTCAATGAGGCTTCCTCGAGCCTCAACTCGCGGACTCGTCTCGTGACGTTGGCGGAGCAGACATTGGAGGATAATCGCCGGTTCTTCTCGCCTGGTGAGCCGATTCCGCAATGTGCGATTACCATGGGATTAGGAACGATCCTCGAAGCGAAGGAGATCATACTGCTCGCGTCGGGGACGAACAAAGCTCAGGCAGTGGCCGCGGCCGTTGAAGGACCGCTGACCGCTTCCGTCACCGCTTCCGTCCTGCAATTGCATCCAGCCGTGACGGTGCTGGTTGATCGGGATGGAGCGGAGCAATTGGTCAATAAAGCCTATTATGCTCGTGCGGTCGCGATGGCAGTCCGATGCACTCCGGACAAGTTCGGCTGACGTGCGGCCGTCACGCGGCCGACCGCTTCGTGATTTCCGGCACCCGTCTATTATCATGATCGTGTTCAAGAATGACGTGCCGGTATGCCTTGAGATAGTCTTGCACCATGCGGTCCGCTGTGAATCGTTCATCAAATACGCGACGGCATTGTCTCCGATCGATCCGATGGAGCTGCCTGATGGCTTCAATCATGTCGCTTTGCGTCCGGCAGAGAAATCCGGTGACACCGTGCGTGATAATCTCCGGAAAAGAGCCATGGGCATAGGTGATCACAGGAGTCCCGCAAGCCAACGCTTCAATGAGAACCAGCCCGAAGGATTCAGGCCAATAGGGGCAGATGCGCGCGGCGGCCTTGCCCAGGAATTCATCCTTTTCTTCGTCCGTCACTTCGCCCAAAAATTCCACGTGCGGAGGGTCAAGCAGCGGCTCGATAGTGCTATGGAAGTAATCCCGATCGACCGGATCGATTTTTGCGGCGATCCGTATGGGGAATCCCACCTGTTTGGCGATGTGGATGGCTGCTTCCGGCCCTTTTTCAGGAGAGATCCGGCCGAGAAACGCAAGATATTGTCCGGGCGCGTGATGGAGTCGATACAGCTGTGTGGGGAGGCCGTGATAGACGTTGGAGATCCAGTTCGCCTGCGGACACGGATGGCGTTGAGCATAGGAAATCGACACGAGCGGCACCTCGGGATAATATCCATAGATTGCTTGCAATTCCGGCAAGTTGAGTTTCCCGTGGACCGTCGTGACGGTCGGTGTGCGGCTGCGGCGGATAAGGGGAAACGCCAAGAAATCCAAATGAGAATGGATGACATCGAACTCGCCCGATGAGCCGAATGCGCGCTCCATCAATAATTCGACGACGGCTTCTCTGATACACACGTCGGCATTTCGCATGGTCTGCGGCCAGACGGAACGCAATTCCGCGCTGGTGACCGAATCCCCGCTGGCGAAGAGCGTGACCGCATGTCCTAAGCGCACTAATTCTTCGGTCAGATAGGACACGATTCGCTCGCTTCCGCCGTATTGCTTCGGAGGGACGCTTTCCGACACATGAGCGATCTGCGCGATACGCATATATTCTCCTAGTTCGGTACGCCTTCCTTGGGGCCGGCATGCGACGGCGGCGATCCGACGGATATGGTCGTAACTGCGCGATTCGCTGCGCCGCGGTCATCGATAACCGTGAGCGAGATCCGATAGTGGCCTTCCCACGTATAGCTATGCGTGGGAGAGACTCCTGTCCCGCCGGTACCGTCGCCGAAGTCCCAGTTATAACCTCGAATGGTTCCATCGGCATCCGATGAGGCCCGGCCATCGAAGAAGACCGGTATGCCCGCCACGCCGCGATAAGGTCCACCGGCATCGGCGGTCGGAAATTCCTCTCCGATCAAACGGGCGAGCACGTTTCGGGTTATCTGTTCGGCGGCCGGGTGGCGGCGCGAAGGACGCAAGGCCGGCGCATTAAAATCATCCAAGCCCCAGCTCCATTGCATGGTGCCGGTTGCAAAGACGATGGAGCCGCTCGACCATGTATAGGTTACCGTGTCCGCATAGTGCGTCGTCCCGTCATGGACGTACGGCGAGTGCGCGATAATCGTGAC from Nitrospira sp. includes the following:
- a CDS encoding Transposase, translated to MRSKAVVLSETDRATLGRMSRMGKAAQRDVLRARIILLTAAGGSDLAVAEQLRINRHTVRLWRQRFAEKGLEGLTDTPGRGRKPILTHGVTESILTGAVQPPPNRTRWSCRSMAKAHKVSKSTVQRLWSKNDIKPHVTRTFKISTDPRFEEKFWDVIGLYLDPPDKALVLCCDEKSQCQAIERTQPGLPLGVGHIKTATHDYIRHGTVTLFAALNYLEGKIVSMLAEKHRHQEWLKFLKRIDRETPAGLELHLIADNYATHKHADVQKWLAKHKRFHMHFTPTSASWMNLVERFFRDLTVDVVREGSFKHVKELGDQILAYLAERNAQPTRYVWKAKGEEILRKIHRARQVLTV
- a CDS encoding Oxidoreductase, short-chain dehydrogenase/reductase family, whose product is MSSNHDAGRSGLTGSIRAMFQSVVKLDAVVSAAGQAKFASLDELTDADYQFSFSNKLMGQVNLMRIGRQFIAGGGSFTFASGVLSHEPMKGSVSISMVNAGLEGFVRAAALELPRGVRVNVVSPPWVTETLIRECSWADKFSQSAYGRIEMHSPYLPDCLSYDACCPSILPVSRRHC
- a CDS encoding Glucosamine-6-phosphate deaminase, translating into MLVIIKDSYAAISQAAARMLARTVRNKPHATLGLATGSTPLGMYQELIRLHREEGLDFSRIVTFNLDEYVGLSPDHPQSYHAAMKDQFFDHVNINPRNVHIPDGTVQTDVERHCASYEEEIRKAGGIDVQILGIGTAGHIGFNEASSSLNSRTRLVTLAEQTLEDNRRFFSPGEPIPQCAITMGLGTILEAKEIILLASGTNKAQAVAAAVEGPLTASVTASVLQLHPAVTVLVDRDGAEQLVNKAYYARAVAMAVRCTPDKFG
- a CDS encoding Glycosyltransferase is translated as MRIAQIAHVSESVPPKQYGGSERIVSYLTEELVRLGHAVTLFASGDSVTSAELRSVWPQTMRNADVCIREAVVELLMERAFGSSGEFDVIHSHLDFLAFPLIRRSRTPTVTTVHGKLNLPELQAIYGYYPEVPLVSISYAQRHPCPQANWISNVYHGLPTQLYRLHHAPGQYLAFLGRISPEKGPEAAIHIAKQVGFPIRIAAKIDPVDRDYFHSTIEPLLDPPHVEFLGEVTDEEKDEFLGKAAARICPYWPESFGLVLIEALACGTPVITYAHGSFPEIITHGVTGFLCRTQSDMIEAIRQLHRIDRRQCRRVFDERFTADRMVQDYLKAYRHVILEHDHDNRRVPEITKRSAA